A region of Plectropomus leopardus isolate mb chromosome 16, YSFRI_Pleo_2.0, whole genome shotgun sequence DNA encodes the following proteins:
- the nme6 gene encoding nucleoside diphosphate kinase 6: MELRPEVKAQTEALHQRILDNSFVIVRCKDLVWRRQDSERFYAEHSGRFFYQRLVEFMSSGPMRAYILAREDAIRHWRELMGPTKVFRARYTSPASIRGQFGLTDTRNTTHGSDSVQSAQREIQFFFPDFCMEEWMEKEEPSFRSGQIHYDHQKQIHTLSTQI, encoded by the exons ATGGAGCTAAGACCGGAGGTTAAAgcgcagacagag GCTCTGCATCAGAGAATTCTGGACAACAGTTTTGTGATCGTCAGATGCAAAGATCTTGTGTGGAGGAGACAAGACTCCGAGAGGTTTTACGCTGAACATTCAG gGCGATTCTTCTACCAAAGACTTGTTGAATTCATGTCAAG CGGCCCGATGCGGGCGTACATTTTAGCCAGAGAGGACGCCATACGTCACTGGAGAGAACTGATGGGACCAACCAAAGTGTTCAGAGCCAGATACACCTCGCCTGCTTCTATTAGGGGCCAGTTTGGACTCACAGACACACGAAACACAACTCATGGCTCAG ATTCTGTCCAGTCGGCACAAAGAGAAATCCAGTTCTTCTTCCCAGACTTCTGCATGGAGGAGTGGATGGAGAAGGAGGAGCCTTCGTTCAGATCGGGACAAATACATTACGACCATCAAAAACAGATCCACACACTTTCAACGCAAATTTGA
- the baalcb gene encoding brain and acute leukemia cytoplasmic protein, whose product MGCGGSRTDALEPRYLESWTKETESTWLTGTDTDIPLSSIQSIPSENSEAGFTSEKTISPVPDFFEDGLPLPAQAYLKVCSAVSEASLNDVKPSSPPAVLGSPPKEAVLPSSGTTVQRRSVLHTEEITKWQDNRMSTKQVTITVTQSIHQVDKNGKVKKSLTTYEVMKPVESLKQVATQNT is encoded by the exons ATGGGCTGTGGGGGGAGCAGGACTGATGCTCTGGAGCCTCGATACCTAGAGAGCTGGACCAAGGAGACAGAGTCGACATGGCTGACCGGCACAGACACTGATATCCCCCTGTCGTCCATCCAGAGCATCCCCTCTGAGAACTCTGAGGCCGGCTTCACGTCAGAGAAAACAATCAGCCCCG TTCCAGATTTCTTCGAGGACGGCCTCCCTCTTCCTGCTCAGGCTTACCTGAAGGTCTGCTCAGCCGTGTCTGAAGCCAGTCTGAACGACGTGAAACCCAGCAGCCCCCCTGCAGTACTGGGCTCTCCACCCAAAGAGGCGGTGTTACCGTCATCTGGCACCACAGTGCAGCGCAGAAGTGTTCTGCACACTGAAGAGATT ACAAAATGGCAGGACAATCGGATGTCGACCAAGCAGGTGACCATCACAGTGACGCAGAGCATCCACCAGGTGGACAAGAACGGGAAGGTGAAGAAGTCCCTCACCACCTACGAGGTCATGAAGCCCGTGGAGAGTCTCAAACAGGTGGCCACACAAAACACTTGA